A genomic stretch from Physeter macrocephalus isolate SW-GA chromosome 12, ASM283717v5, whole genome shotgun sequence includes:
- the SIX2 gene encoding homeobox protein SIX2 isoform X1 encodes MSMLPTFGFTQEQVACVCEVLQQGGNIERLGRFLWSLPACEHLHKNESVLKAKAVVAFHRGNFRELYKILESHQFSPHNHAKLQQLWLKAHYIEAEKLRGRPLGAVGKYRVRRKFPLPRSIWDGEETSYCFKEKSRSVLREWYAHNPYPSPREKRELAEATGLTTTQVSNWFKNRRQRDRAAEAKERYEENSENSNSNSHNPLAASLNGSGKSVLGSSEDEKTPSGTPDHSSSSPALLLSPPPPPGLPSLHSLGHPPGPSAVPVPVPGGGGSDPLQHHHGLQDSILNPMSANLVDLGS; translated from the exons ATGTCTATGCTACCCACCTTCGGCTTCACGCAGGAGCAAGTGGCGTGCGTGTGCGAGGTGCTGCAACAGGGCGGCAACATCGAGCGGCTGGGCCGCTTCCTGTGGTCGCTGCCCGCCTGCGAGCACCTCCACAAGAATGAAAGCGTGCTCAAGGCCAAGGCGGTGGTGGCCTTCCACCGCGGCAACTTCCGCGAGCTTTACAAGATCCTGGAGAGCCATCAGTTCTCGCCGCACAACCACGCCAAGCTGcagcagctgtggctcaaggCGCACTACATCGAGGCGGAGAAGCTGCGCGGCCGGCCCCTGGGCGCTGTGGGCAAGTATCGAGTGCGCCGCAAGTTTCCCCTGCCGCGCTCCATCTGGGACGGCGAGGAGACCAGCTACTGCTTCAAGGAAAAGAGTCGAAGCGTGCTGCGCGAGTGGTACGCTCACAACCCCTACCCCTCACCCCGCGAGAAGCGCGAGCTGGCGGAAGCCACGGGCCTCACCACCACGCAGGTCAGCAACTGGTTCAAGAACCGGCGGCAGCGCGACCGGGCAGCCGAGGCCAAGGAAAGGTACGA GGAGAACAGCGAGAACTCCAACTCCAACAGCCACAATCCGCTGGCTGCGTCGCTGAACGGCAGCGGCAAGTCTGTGCTAGGCAGCTCGGAGGACGAGAAGACGCCGTCGGGGACGCCAGACCACTCGTCGTCCAGCCCCGCGCTGCTGCTCAGCCCGCCGCCGCCACCCGGGCTGCCGTCCCTGCACAGCCTGGGCCACCCTCCGGGCCCCAGCGCCGTGCCCGTGCCCGTGCCGGGGGGAGGCGGCTCGGACCCACTGCAGCATCACCACGGCCTGCAGGACTCCATCCTCAACCCCATGTCGGCCAACCTCGTGGACCTGGGCTCCTAG
- the SIX2 gene encoding homeobox protein SIX2 isoform X2: MSMLPTFGFTQEQVACVCEVLQQGGNIERLGRFLWSLPACEHLHKNESVLKAKAVVAFHRGNFRELYKILESHQFSPHNHAKLQQLWLKAHYIEAEKLRGRPLGAVGKYRVRRKFPLPRSIWDGEETSYCFKEKSRSVLREWYAHNPYPSPREKRELAEATGLTTTQVSNWFKNRRQRDRAAEAKERENSENSNSNSHNPLAASLNGSGKSVLGSSEDEKTPSGTPDHSSSSPALLLSPPPPPGLPSLHSLGHPPGPSAVPVPVPGGGGSDPLQHHHGLQDSILNPMSANLVDLGS, translated from the exons ATGTCTATGCTACCCACCTTCGGCTTCACGCAGGAGCAAGTGGCGTGCGTGTGCGAGGTGCTGCAACAGGGCGGCAACATCGAGCGGCTGGGCCGCTTCCTGTGGTCGCTGCCCGCCTGCGAGCACCTCCACAAGAATGAAAGCGTGCTCAAGGCCAAGGCGGTGGTGGCCTTCCACCGCGGCAACTTCCGCGAGCTTTACAAGATCCTGGAGAGCCATCAGTTCTCGCCGCACAACCACGCCAAGCTGcagcagctgtggctcaaggCGCACTACATCGAGGCGGAGAAGCTGCGCGGCCGGCCCCTGGGCGCTGTGGGCAAGTATCGAGTGCGCCGCAAGTTTCCCCTGCCGCGCTCCATCTGGGACGGCGAGGAGACCAGCTACTGCTTCAAGGAAAAGAGTCGAAGCGTGCTGCGCGAGTGGTACGCTCACAACCCCTACCCCTCACCCCGCGAGAAGCGCGAGCTGGCGGAAGCCACGGGCCTCACCACCACGCAGGTCAGCAACTGGTTCAAGAACCGGCGGCAGCGCGACCGGGCAGCCGAGGCCAAGGAAAG GGAGAACAGCGAGAACTCCAACTCCAACAGCCACAATCCGCTGGCTGCGTCGCTGAACGGCAGCGGCAAGTCTGTGCTAGGCAGCTCGGAGGACGAGAAGACGCCGTCGGGGACGCCAGACCACTCGTCGTCCAGCCCCGCGCTGCTGCTCAGCCCGCCGCCGCCACCCGGGCTGCCGTCCCTGCACAGCCTGGGCCACCCTCCGGGCCCCAGCGCCGTGCCCGTGCCCGTGCCGGGGGGAGGCGGCTCGGACCCACTGCAGCATCACCACGGCCTGCAGGACTCCATCCTCAACCCCATGTCGGCCAACCTCGTGGACCTGGGCTCCTAG